One genomic window of Cloacibacillus sp. includes the following:
- a CDS encoding serine hydrolase: protein MREIFEKSISSLDGEVSVIFRSLDGRAAYDFELEADKVMPAASIIKLPILWSVMQKVERGEVALSDPISVQEGDMFGEFDAQHHPLTASEYAVGDLCRLMIDLSDNLASNMLIRLAGMENINSDIRKCGLKHTVLRRKFLDFETQSKGLENYTTPNESVKMIMLMLDKEKSGSRIGEEMLKILAGQCDKNYLSQYMPDIFNFAHKTGHIPGTMHNVGIITTPKQKRYIIAVMTTKLKSDVEGLRFLNTIGEAVFKFLAEHDG, encoded by the coding sequence ATGAGGGAGATTTTTGAGAAGAGTATTAGTTCATTGGATGGAGAGGTAAGCGTAATCTTTAGGTCTCTGGATGGGCGCGCCGCCTACGATTTTGAACTGGAGGCGGATAAGGTCATGCCGGCGGCCAGCATTATCAAGTTGCCAATCCTTTGGTCTGTGATGCAGAAAGTTGAGCGTGGCGAGGTCGCACTTTCAGATCCTATTTCCGTTCAAGAGGGAGATATGTTTGGCGAGTTCGATGCCCAGCACCATCCCTTGACCGCTTCTGAGTATGCCGTTGGAGATTTATGCCGCTTGATGATAGATCTCAGCGATAATCTGGCTTCCAACATGCTTATCCGCCTGGCTGGCATGGAGAATATTAATTCAGATATAAGGAAATGTGGTTTGAAGCATACTGTTTTGAGGAGAAAGTTTCTTGACTTTGAAACCCAATCTAAAGGCCTTGAAAATTATACGACCCCCAATGAGTCTGTAAAAATGATTATGTTGATGTTGGACAAGGAAAAAAGTGGTTCAAGAATAGGGGAAGAGATGCTAAAGATTTTAGCTGGGCAGTGTGATAAGAACTATCTTTCCCAGTATATGCCCGATATATTCAATTTTGCTCATAAAACGGGCCATATACCGGGAACAATGCACAACGTGGGGATTATTACCACACCTAAACAGAAGAGATACATAATAGCGGTCATGACGACAAAACTTAAAAGCGACGTGGAGGGACTTCGTTTCTTGAATACTATAGGGGAGGCGGTTTTCAAATTCTTAGCCGAGCATGAT